The following are encoded in a window of Pyrenophora tritici-repentis strain M4 chromosome 6, whole genome shotgun sequence genomic DNA:
- a CDS encoding tRNA-dihydrouridine synthase has product MTAEQGTTVEHGHSVPEGAVAADSNSSNGGDVMVDVKNDAPLSQKRTRTNSQDRDGADSGVKRVKGVAPIKAEFLIHRNDNKPKDAGVDDDAAEAADAEHKSEGLPKTDARDGPRKGKNKKEKKQKGQNTSRTFGTSRDKIPLCGTRAVYNEFSPKECPFGEKCKFEHDLRRYLKEGRRADLTTLNGQCPVYSVKGFCHFGWKCRFVGSHSEERTTEDGRQELVLKEDAERKAKLSGLDDEAEAEVVNVVSKDIKIGLSRRKIGTPRSDQYLEWIETNARNEREMFDAAQMDTEILKEEKEARRAEYVEAPFRPSEKRRLYYGPETPMLAPLTTQGNMPYRRLCVDFGCQVTWSEMAMGMPLIQGDKGEWPLMKAHESEISPPKFLGKNTVVQGYDNSKDLKFGAQIAANKPWLATKTVEVLTEYCPKLRAIDLNCGCPINLVCEKGSGSALLDSEAKLEHILRGMSYVSKEVPITVKIRMGTKDNHPTAQKLIKRLVLGGHEAVESGKGTSGVAAITLHGRSKQQRYSRSADWSYIAECSALISRLRKEQAAATDTAAEIDPRDLANGGHVYFVGNGDCYSHEDYYTHLANAGVDTVMVGRGALIKPWLFEEIEKGQYLDKSASERLTYIEKFTKYGLQTWGSDEMGIGTTRRFLLEWLSFAHRYVPVGLLEHLPPNIQDRPPRFRGRNELETLMASEHYKDWIKISEMFLGPAHENFKFEPKHKSNAYEFEAEG; this is encoded by the exons ATGACAGCAGAACAAGGGACAACCGTGGAGCACGGCCACTCTGTTCCAGAGGGTGCTGTCGCAGCCGACTCTAATAGCAGCAATGGAGGCGATGTTATGGTTGATGTGAAAAACGATGCGCCGTTAAGCCAGAAGAGGACAAGAACTAACAGTCAAGACCGCGATGGTGCTGATAGTGGTGTCAAGAGAGTGAAAGGTGTTGCGCCTATCAAGGCAGA ATTTCTGATCCATCGAAACGACAACAAGCCAAAAGATGCAGGAGTGGACGACGATGCAGCCGAGGCTGCCGACGCTGAGCACAAGAGTGAGGGTTTGCCCAAGACCGATGCTCGCGATGGCCCAAGGAAGGGCAAGAAcaagaaagagaagaagcagaaaGGTCAAAACACGAGTCGCACCTTTGGAACCTCGCGAGACAAGATACCTCTCTGTGGCACTCGCGCAGTGTACAATGAATTCTCGCCAAAAGAGTGCCCATTTGGCGAAAAGTGCAAGTTTGAACACGATCTCCGCAGGTATCTAAAGGAAGGCCGACGGGCAGATCTGACGACTCTCAACGGCCAATGCCCCGTCTACAGCGTCAAAGGCTTCTGCCACTTTGGCTGGAAGTGTCGATTCGTAGGCAGCCACTCCGAAGAGCGCACTACGGAGGACGGCAGGCAAGAGCTGGTTCTGAAAGAAGACGCCGAGCGCAAGGCCAAGTTATCTGGGCTTGATGACGAGGCGGAAGCCGAAGTTGTCAACGTTGTATCCAAGGACATCAAGATTGGGTTGTCTAGAAGAAAGATTGGCACTCCACGGTCTGACCAGTACCTGGAATGGATTGAGACCAATGCACGCAACGAACGAGAAATGTTCGATGCGGCTCAGATGGATACGGAGATTCTGAAAGAGGAAAAGGAGGCACGCAGGGCAGAGTATGTTGAGGCGCCCTTTAGACCTTCAGAGAAGCGTAGGCTTTACTACGGCCCCGAGACGCCAATGCTCGCTCCTCTCACTACACAGGGAAACATGCCCTACCGCCGCCTCTGTGTCGACTTCGGCTGCCAAGTGACATGGAGTGAAATGGCCATGGGCATGCCACTGATCCAAGGAGACAAGGGCGAATGGCCACTCATGAAGGCCCACGAGTCCGAAATCAGCCCCCCAAAGTTCCTCGGAAAGAACACCGTCGTCCAAGGCTACGACAATTCCAAGGACCTCAAGTTCGGCGCCCAAATCGCCGCAAACAAGCCCTGGCTAGCCACCAAAACAGTAGAAGTACTAACAGAATACTGCCCCAAACTCCGCGCCATCGACCTAAACTGCGGCTGCCCCATCAACCTCGTCTGCGAAAAAGGCAGTGGCTCCGCCCTCCTCGATAGCGAAGCAAAACTAGAGCACATACTCCGAGGCATGAGCTACGTCTCAAAAGAAGTCCCCATCACGGTAAAAATCCGCATGGGCACAAAAGACAACCACCCCACTGCCCAAAAGCTCATCAAGCGCCTCGTCCTCGGCGGCCACGAAGCCGTCGAATCCGGCAAGGGTACTTCAGGCGTCGCAGCCATCACGCTCCACGGCCGCAGCAAGCAACAACGCTACTCCCGCAGCGCAGACTGGTCCTACATTGCCGAATGCTCTGCCCTCATCTCCCGCCTCCGCAAAGAACAAGCAGCCGCCACCGACACGGCCGCTGAAATCGACCCCCGCGATCTCGCCAACGGCGGCCACGTCTACTTTGTCGGCAACGGCGACTGCTACTCGCACGAAGACTACTACACCCACCTCGCCAACGCAGGCGTCGACACCGTCATGGTCGGCCGCGGCGCGCTAATCAAACCGTGGCTGTTCGAAGAAATCGAAAAGGGCCAATATCTCGACAAATCCGCGTCTGAACGCCTCACCTACATTGAAAAGTTTACCAAATACGGCTTGCAGACTTGGGGCTCGGATGAAATGGGTATAGGTACTACACGCCGTTTCCTACTTGAGTGGCTCAGCTTTGCGCATCGCTATGTTCCGGTGGGCTTGCTGGAGCATTTGCCGCCGAATATTCAGGACCGACCGCCGCGGTTTAGGGGCAGGAATGAGTTGGAGACGTTGATGGCGAGTGAGCATTATAAGGATTGGATTAAGATTAG TGAAATGTTCCTTGGGCCTGCGCATGAGAACTTCAAGTTTGAACCCAAGCACAAATCTAATGCTTATGAGTTTGAGGCTGAGGGATAG
- a CDS encoding DUF2205 domain containing protein: protein MNPHISVNEYPPTSTQDDGHPNYNSDDMSTSSSTSSVSEQDMKTDPTLQRPRLGSRKSSGTIIIPRDSPNVEMKEEEEEYDDGDARTMSPRRSSEEIEKMGQDARQALIEQAKALQASLMEIVDRVEVVKTEHEKLEGGNKFLQSYIGELMQTSKLTSAGAGKASKVKGKGRSIK from the exons ATGAACCCGCACATTTCCGTCAACGAGTACCCGCCTACTTCAACCCAAGACGACGGCCATCCCAACTACAACTCCGACGACATGTCAACCTCGTCGTCAACCTCGTCCGTCAGCGAACAGGACATGAAGACCGACCCCACACTGCAGCGGCCCCGTCTAGGGAGCCGAAAATCGAGCGGCACCATCATAATACCCCGCGACAGCCCCAACGTCGAGATgaaggaggaagaggaggagtACGACGACGGCGACGCCCGCACCATGAGCCCTCGCCGAAGTAGCGAAGAAATCGAGAAGATGGGCCAGGATGCTCGGCAAGCCTTGATAGA ACAAGCCAAAGCCCTCCAAGCCAGCCTCATGGAAATTGTCGATCGCGTCGAAGTGGTCAAGACGGAGCACGAAAAGCTCGAGGGCGGCAACAAATTCCTACAATC ATATATTGGCGAGCTGATGCAAACAAGCAAGTTGACGTCGGCCGGTGCCGGCAAAGCTTCAAAGGTCAAGGGCAAGGGCCGAAGCATCAAATAA
- a CDS encoding Glyco-trans-2-3 multi-domain protein, whose protein sequence is MSSATPSHEFDMDRPYIPSSRQSLSGSVSDLRVPQTPGSRPSLARPLTMKIDEDSRYRAIIKHLYAKACSMRWMTSGALAPGSCEGVLIRKGQGEYVTEPVAANSDLLSAVKRINPGVALTMSTDGTQAIFDVLEPFETELMFQNGSQIQIFESMAEVATSSTIRKFQYAALIRQERLLLVWHDDLGAILSQAMEVESRILALVWGTAKNPFSGFDSAIQSSANSTLGGSTVDFVIDKKDDVEVNAEEVDGDVEKGEGPRESLARPLIFTSSIFVGLAMVLIIVLVIGLGNKAIILQTMTDHFYPRIALVLTEPLWIALGLFFVVVVLGNIFEVFGPITGVKTNSRFHSAIKPNLAQARALGFAPSTITIQMPIYTESLEGVVKPTVASLQAAISYYESRGGTARIFINDDGMAVRSEEDNAKFLQFYENNNIGWVSRPKHNFEGFVRRGKFKKASNMNFALNISNRVEDVLQGLVDNRFDKGDGLVSISEEEELALYHEALDQVLTSDPRAKAGGNIRMGEIILIVDSDTIVPEDCLMYGSAEMFLSPEVAIVQHATGVMQVSWDYFENGITYFTNLVYTAIRFSVGSGEVAPFVGHNAFLRWQAVQSVGNAPEEDGYVCFWSESHVSEDFDIALRLQIKGNIVRLASYHGRGFKEGVSLSIFDELDRWEKYAYGCNELVFNPMRTWLWKSPFTKLFRTFLFSNIQLSSKISICGYIFSYYALGSAVPLGALNYFLVGWLNGDLDKYYVESWKIFIVLLIVFNGMSNVCFAIMRYRIGEASLLGAFFENLKWMPFFMIFFGGVSFHILLAILAHMFSIDMSWGATAKEKDNSNFFAEIPKIWKRFKWMYLIMIAMIGGMIYLGCFAPHGWEITGLTAVLPWSVTVIMHCLLPIVLNPSLTVFNY, encoded by the exons ATGTCTTCCGCTACCCCATCCCACGAGTTCGACATGGACCGGCCATACATTCCATCGAGCCGGCAGTCACTGAGTGGCAGTGTCTCGGACCTCCGCGTACCCCAGACTCCCGGCAGCCGTCCTAGCTTAGCGCGGCCGTTGACCATGAAGATTGACGAAGACTCAAGATACCGTGCC ATCATCAAGCACCTCTACGCCAAGGCATGCTCCATGCGATGGATGACTTCAGGAGCTCTTGCTCCCGGTTCATGCGAAGGTGTGTTGATCCGAAAGGGTCAAGGAGAGTATGTCACAGAGCCAGTGGCAGCCAACAGCGACCTCCTCTCAGCAGTCAAGAGGATCAACCCTGGTGTCGCACTGACCATGAGCACCGACGGCACCCAAGCCATCTTCGACGTGCTTGAGCCCTTTGAGACGGAGTTGATGTTCCAGAACGGTTCCCAGATTCAGATCTTTGAGTCCATGGCAGAGGTCGCTACCTCATCCACAATCCGCAAATTCCAGTACGCTGCTCTTATCCGCCAGGAACGGCTACTCCTCGTATGGCACGACGACCTTGGTGCCATTCTTTCCCAGGCCATGGAGGTTGAGTCAAGAATCTTGGCCTTGGTTTGGGGTACGGCAAAGAACCCCTTTAGTGGTTTCGACAGCGCGATCCAGTCCAGTGCCAACTCCACTCTTGGCGGCTCCACAGTCGACTTTGTCATCGACAAGAAGGATGATGTCGAGGTCAACGCAGAGGAGGTTGATGGTGACGTTGAGAAGGGTGAAGGACCAAGGGAGTCTCTAGCTCGTCCACTCATCTTCACCAGCTCCATCTTCGTCGGTCTCGCCATGGTTTTGATCATCGTCCTCGTTATTGGTCTCGGTAACAAGGCCATTATCCTCCAGACCATGACCGACCACTTCTACCCTCGCATTGCCCTTGTCCTGACCGAGCCTCTCTGGATTGCACTAGGTCTTTTCTTCGTCGTTGTCGTTCTGGGTAACATCTTCGAAGTCTTTGGTCCCATCACTGGTGTCAAGACCAACAGTCGTTTCCACTCCGCCATCAAGCCCAACCTCGCCCAGGCCCGCGCTCTCGGTTTCGCCCCCTCAACCATTACCATTCAGATGCCCATCTACACCGAGTCTCTGGAAGGTGTCGTCAAGCCCACCGTCGCCTCTCTCCAAGCTGCCATCTCTTACTACGAGTCCCGTGGAGGAACCGCCCGCATCTTCATCAACGACGATGGCATGGCCGTGCGATCGGAAGAAGACAACGCCAAGTTTCTGCAATTCTACGAGAACAACAACATCGGATGGGTATCTCGCCCCAAGCACAACTTTGAAGGTTTCGTCCGCCGCGGAAAGTTCAAGAAGGCCTCCAACATGAACTTTGCTCTCAACATCTCCAACCGCGTCGAGGATGTACTTCAGGGGCTGGTCGACAACCGTTTCGACAAGGGCGATGGCCTCGTTTCCATCTCGGAGGAGGAGGAACTCGCCCTCTACCACGAGGCTCTCGACCAGGTTCTTACTTCTGATCCTCGCGCAAAGGCCGGTGGCAACATTCGTATGGGTGAGATCATCCTCATTGTCGACTCTGACACCATTGTTCCCGAAGACTGCCTCATGTACGGATCCGCCGAGATGTTCCTGTCGCCCGAAGTCGCCATTGTCCAGCACGCCACCGGTGTCATGCAAGTGTCCTGGGATTACTTTGAGAACGGCATTACCTACTTCACCAACCTTGTCTACACTGCCATTCGCTTCTCAGTCGGTAGCGGCGAGGTCGCTCCTTTCGTCGGTCACAATGCTTTCTTGCGATGGCAAGCTGTCCAGTCCGTCGGTAACGCCCCGGAAGAAGATGGCTACGTCTGCTTCTGGTCGGAGAGCCACGTGTCTGAGGATTTCGATATCGCGCTTCGTCTCCAGATCAAGGGTAACATTGTCCGCCTGGCTAGTTACCACGGTCGTGGCTTCAAGGAGGGTGTGTCGCTGTCTATCTTCGACGAATTGGACCGATGGGAGAAGTACGCTTATGGTTGCAACGAGTTGGTCTTCAACCCCATGCGCACGTGGCTCTGGAAGTCTCCCTTCACCAAGCTCTTCCGCACGTTCCTCTTCTCCAATATCCAGTTGTCTTCCAAGATTTCCATTTGCGGATACATCTTCTCGTACTACGCTTTGGGATCTGCTGTTCCCCTCGGTGCCCTCAACTACTTCTTGGTCGGTTGGCTCAACGGTGACCTTGACAAATACTATGTTGAGTCCTGGAAGA TTTTCATCGTCTTGCTTATCGTCTTCAACGGCATGTCCAACGTCTGCTTCGCCATCATGCGCTACCGTATCGGTGAGGCCAGTCTGCTTGGTGCTTTCTTCGAGAACCTGAAGTGGATGCCCTTCTTCATGATCTTCTTCGGCGGAGTTTCGTTCCACATCCTCCTCGCCATCCTTGCCCACATGTTCTCCATCGACATGAGCTGGGGAGCCACGGCCAAGGAGAAGGACAATTCCAACTTCTTCGCCGAAATCCCCAAAATCTGGAAGCGCTTCAAGTGGATGTATCTGATCATGATTGCCATGATCGGAGGCATGATTTATCTTGGTTGCTTCGCTCCTCATGGTTGGGAAATCACCGGCCTCACCGCCGTGTTGCC TTGGTCTGTCACCGTTATTATGCACTGTCTGTTGCCTATTGTGCTCAACCCATCGTTGACGGTCTTCAACTACTAA
- a CDS encoding Glyco-hydro-16 multi-domain protein: MPSFFKRNKKAPEEAPPTTAHSQDVPDLPAGMSQRRPDTASMPYVPRTPSNLAFAGPVYQNQIGAADLRKQPRPFKSYRLRGEREQPWVNDPRMKKTKVGNWITFGFIMIGVCVSGYIMYTGVQEAQIPDQCLIMDDHFEKIDPANWGYEIQTGNYGNGEFDWTTDDPKNSFVDADGLHIVPTLTTESTGITQDQLMNGYTLNITKTSGDGSCTSDDYKSCGVRSNATLGTIIPPVRSARMTTKGKKAIKYGRVEVVAKTAKGDWLWPAIWMMPQDNAYGEWPRSGEIDIAEFRGNNYTYPEGRDFVSSTLHWGPDYKHDGYIHTHGQSFFRRTDFASSWHTFGLEWTENYIMMYLDGRLKQVMYYKFNDRNNLWKKGGFNGVTTSNGTLIDDPWRLGGNNAPFDEKFYLILNVAVGAQNGWFFDGEGNKPWVDGSDFAARDFWNAKDQWLPTWGEGTERGMTVKSVKMWQAGKC; this comes from the exons ATGCCTTCCTTCTTCAAGCGTAACAAGAAGGCTCCCGAGGAAGCCCCACCTACAACAGCACACTCCCAAGATGTCCCTGACCTGCCTGCTGGCATGTCACAAAGACGTCCCGATACGGCGTCTATGCCCTACGTCCCCAGGACTCCTTCTAACCTAGCATTCGCTGGCCCAGTCTATCAAAATCAAATAGGTGCTGCTGACTTGCGGAAACAACCCCGACCATTCAAGAGTTACCGGCTACGCGGAGA ACGTGAGCAGCCATGGGTCAATGATCCAAGAATGAAGAAGACCAAGGTCGGCAACTGGATCACCTTTGGTTTCATCATGATTGGTGTCTGTGTCAGTGGATACATCATGTACACTGGTGTACAAGAGGCGCAAATACCTGAT CAATGTCTTATCATGGATGATCACTTTGAAAAGATTGACCCTGCCAACTGGGGCTACGAGATTCAG ACTGGCAACTATGGTAACGGCGAGTTTGACTGGACCACCGACGACCCAAAGAACAGCTTTGTCGATGCTGATGGTCTCCACATTGTCCCAACCCTTACCACCGAATCCACCGGCATCACTCAAGACCAACTCATGAACGGATACACATTGAACATTACCAAGACGTCCGGTGATGGCTCCTGCACATCTGACGACTACAAGTCTTGCGGTGTCCGGTCCAACGCTACTCTCGGAACGATTATTCCCCCGGTCCGGTCTGCACGTATGACAACCAAGGGTAAGAAGGCTATCAAGTACGGTCGTGTCGAAGTTGTTGCCAAGACAGCCAAGGGTGACTGGCTATGGCCCGCCATTT GGATGATGCCCCAAGACAATGCATACGGCGAATGGCCCCGCAGCGGAGAAATTGATATCGCTGAATTCCGCGGTAACAACTACACCTACCCCGAAGGCCGTGACTTTGTCTCTTCCACCCTTCATTGGGGCCCCGACTACAAGCACGACGGCTACATCCACACCCACGGCCAATCCTTCTTCCGCCGCACAGACTTTGCCTCGAGCTGGCACACATTCGGTCTTGAGTGGACCGAGAATTACATCATGATGTACTTGGACGGTCGTCTCAAGCAGGTCATGTACTACAAGTTCAACGACAGGAACAACCTATGGAAGAAGGGTGGCTTCAACGGCGTCACTACTAGCAACGGAACCCTTATCGACGACCCATGGAGGCTTGGCGGTAACAACGCGCCTTTCGACGAGAAGTTTTACCTCATTCTCAACGTCGCGGTTGGTGCTCAGAACGGCTGGTTCTTTGATGGCGAGGGCAACAAGCCCTGGGTCGATGGCAGTGACTTTGCTGCCCGCGACTTCTGGAATG CCAAGGACCAATGGCTTCCCACCTGGGGTGAGGGGACCGAGCGCGGTATGACTGTCAAGTCTGTCAAGATGTGGCAGGCCGGCAAATGCTAG
- a CDS encoding GatA, Asp-tRNAAsn-Glu-tRNAGln amidotransferase A subunit and related amidase — MSDMQPPNSGFINYPAPKAYDIPFKAPPPGNNPVLKGPLLQHLSTLVAAVPFLQSYLWSNAGFASLRNLREIDGVDIRYDPTVIPLAQPNDAAPANYTDASNLRAPPDSGTNGRFYSIKDFHDAYLSGTLRPTDVVEHLLPLIRRDVPQRTPYSTAFMDTKVDLVRAAAAASTQRYKEGQPLGVLDGVPFGVKDDVQVKGYKRYIGARHDVSNGGAGETSFCARALEKEGAILVGTLTMHELGMDTTNNNPIWGTPVNPYNSCYYTGGSSGGPASAVSHGLIPFAIGSDGGGSIRLPANYCGIYGLKHSHSRVSMAPMADTTSSVTTHGPLAANMSDLAISYRVLAQPDPSVFPSSHFRAPNPHASANRPKVLGIYKPWLDRADAPVQEAIYTALRYFEKHLGYEVVDITIPLTTDGQLAHAMTIMAEGATSYKHSVYDLSAPNRILLSVGRQTPASDFVLAQRVRNLLMQHLAHLFRKHPGLVIVTPTTPNAGWPIDPRDLSHGVSDANMQLRNMEYVWLANFTGVPCIQFPVGFVKGIKGEGRVPVGLCGLGSGG, encoded by the exons ATGTCGGATATGCAACCGCCCAATTCAGGCTTCATCAACTACCCAGCACCCAAGGCTTACGACATACCCTTCAAAGCCCCGCCACCAGGAAACAATCCCGTGCTCAAGGGACCGCTGCTGCAACATCTTTCCACTCT CGTCGCAGCCGTCCCTTTTCTGCAGTCGTACTTGTGGAGCAATGCCGGCTTCGCCTCACTGCGCAATCTCAGGGAAATCGACGGCGTCGACATCCGCTACGATCCTACCGTGATTCCGCTTGCCCAGCCCAACGACGCAGCTCCCGCAAACTACACAGATGCATCCAACCTACGCGCACCACCCGATAGTGGTACAAATGGTCGATTTTACTCGATTAAAGACTTCCACGACGCCTACTTGAGCGGCACACTTAGACCCACCGATGTCGTAGAGCATCTGTTGCCCCTCATCCGCAGAGATGTGCCGCAACGGACGCCGTACTCGACGGCCTTTATGGACACCAAGGTGGACCTTGTAAGAGCGGCAGCGGCAGCATCGACACAGCGGTATAAGGAGGGACAGCCACTGGGTGTGCTGGATGGCGTGCCATTTGGTGTCAAGGACGACGTGCAGGTCAAGGGATACAAGCGCTATATCGGCGCCAGACACGACGTTAGCAATGGCGGCGCGGGAGAGACGAGCTTCTGTGCCAGGGCGCTGGAGAAAGAAGGTGCCATCTTGGTGGGAACGCTGACGATGCATGAATTGGGCATGG ATACAACCAACAACAACCCCATCTGGGGCACACCAGTAAACCCCTACAACTCATGCTACTACACGGGTGGTTCCTCCGGCGGACCCGCATCCGCCGTTTCCCACGGCCTCATCCCGTTTGCCATCGGTTCAGACGGCGGAGGTTCGATTCGTCTGCCCGCCAACTACTGCGGCATCTACGGCCTCAAGCACAGTCACTCGCGCGTCTCAATGGCCCCAATGGCCGACACCACCTCGTCTGTCACCACCCACGGACCCCTCGCAGCCAACATGTCCGACCTCGCCATCTCATACCGCGTTCTCGCCCAACCCGACCCCTCCGTCTTCCCCTCATCGCACTTCCGCGCGCCCAACCCACACGCCTCCGCCAATCGCCCCAAAGTCCTCGGGATATACAAACCCTGGCTCGACCGCGCCGACGCACCCGTCCAAGAAGCCATCTACACCGCCCTACGCTACTTTGAAAAACATCTCGGATACGAAGTAGTAGACATCACAATCCCACTCACCACAGACGGCCAACTCGCCCACGCCATGACCATCATGGCAGAGGGGGCTACAAGCTACAAACACAGCGTCTACGACCTCTCTGCCCCGAACCGCATCCTCCTCTCCGTCGGCCGCCAAACTCCCGCTAGCGACTTTGTCCTCGCTCAACGCGTTCGCAACCTCCTGATGCAACATCTCGCTCACTTGTTTCGGAAACACCCCGGTCTCGTCATCGTTACGCCTACGACGCCGAATGCGGGCTGGCCGATTGATCCTAGGGATCTTAGTCATGGGGTTAGTGATGCTAATATGCAGTTGCGCAATATGGAGTATGTTTGGTTGGCGAATTTTACGGGTGTGCCTTGTATACAGTTTCCGGTGGGTTTTGTGAAGGGTATTAAAGGGGAGGGTAGGGTGCCGGTGGGATTGTGTGGGCTTGGGAGTGGGGGGTGA
- a CDS encoding endoplasmic reticulum protein, with protein sequence MTLYYSLVFLLLVTEMLIFCALIVPLPFTWRRKLFTFISESPIIAKLQYGMKITFIFILILFIDSVNRVYRVQIELSGSDDQGRSGVAAGGIERMEVQARKFYSQRNMGDPAGKKGKSAKDIGAPGEVADLRKELEAKDRDMANLKKQVENMQKEYNRMGDEVAGKQ encoded by the exons ATGACGCTCTACTACAGTCTG GTGTTCCTCCTCTTGGTGACGGAGATGCTCATCTTCTGCGCTCTCATCGTCCCTCTACCCTTCACATGGCGCCGAAAGCTCTTCACCTTCATATCGGAGAGCCCCATAATAGCGAAGTTACAATATGGCATGAAG ATTACATTCATCTTCATCCTGATCCTGTTCATTGACAGTGTCAACCGCGTCTACCGCGTACAAATCGAGCTCTCTGGCTCCGATGACCAGGGCCGCTCAGG TGTTGCTGCTGGTGGCATTGAACGCATGGAAGTCCAGGCTCGCAAGTTCTACTCGCAACGCAACAT GGGTGATCCCGCTGGCAAGAAGGGCAAGTCTGCAAAGGATATCGGTGCTCCCGGCGAGGTTGCCGATCTCAGGAAGGAGCTCGAGGCAAAGGACCGCGACATGGCCAACTTGAAGAAGCAGGTCGAGAACATGCAGAAGGAGTACAACCGTATGGGCGATGAGGTTGCTGGAAAGCAGTAG
- a CDS encoding His-Phos-2 domain containing protein: MVHRHGSRYPEVSGEAAERTLGKKLTDAAGKFTGHGPLSFLNDWKFLLGAEILVPNGKQELFTSGTLHYYQYGHLYPNNGSKIVVRSTTQRRMTESAEYFLAGFFGLGWPQNATLELAIEAPGFNNTLAGYKQCNHSSWHMARGALMEWVGVYLHDAHQRFRSNLTGDLDWTINDTYNAQALCSYETVSLGFSHWCGLFTYEEWEGYEYALDIAFQAGTGFASPVGRAIGIGYVEEVLARMQHHVITSPSAQINITLDNNTVTFPVDQNLNLDFSHDAGILSILVAFGLTQFADMLPTTHIKQDREFILSHLQPFAGRLDIEVIKAPAPVNPRRGDKTVYLEDERFSKSHGEAD, encoded by the exons ATGGTACATCGGCATGGTAGCCGATACCCCGAAGTATCCGGGGAAGCCGCAGAAAGGACTCTGGGCAAGAAGCTCACTGATGCTGCGGGCAAGTTTACCGGACACGGGCCACTGTCGTTCCTCAACGACTGGAAGTTTTTGCTGGGTGCCGAGATCTTGGTGCCGAATGGGAAGCAGGAGCTGTTCACGTCGGGCACACTGCATTATTACCAATACGGTCATCTGTACCCAAACAATGGGAGCAAGATCGTTGTCAGGAGTACTACGCAGCGTCGCATGACGGAGTCTGCAGAGTACTTTTTGGCAGGTTTCTTTGGCTTGGGCTGGCCGCAAAACGCTACCTTGGAGTTGGCTATTGAGGCACCTGGCTTCAACAATACGTTGGCTGGTTACAAGCAATGCAATCATTCGAGCTGGCACATGGCTCGCGGAG CCCTCATGGAGTGGGTTGGCGTGTACCTCCATGATGCCCATCAGAGGTTCAGAAGCAACCTTACTGGTGACCTTGATTGGACCATCAACGACACAT ACAATGCTCAAGCCTTGTGCTCCTACGAGACTGTCTCCCTAGGCTTTTCTCACTGGTGTGGTCTATTCACCTACGAGGAGTGGGAAGGCTACGAATATGCACTTGACATTGCATTCCAAGCCGGAACGGGTTTTGCGTCTCCCGTTGGACGAGCAATCGGCATTG GCTATGTGGAAGAAGTCCTCGCCCGAATGCAACACCACGTCATAACGTCCCCCTCCGCCCAAATCAACATCACCCTCGACAACAACACCGTCACCTTCCCCGTAGACCAAAACCTAAACCTCGACTTCTCCCACGACGCCGGCATCCTAAGCATCCTCGTCGCCTTCGGCCTCACCCAATTCGCAGACATGCTACCAACTACACACATCAAACAGGACCGCGAGTTCATCCTCTCCCACCTGCAGCCCTTTGCCGGCCGCCTCGACATTGAAGTCATCAAAGCGCCTGCACCTGTGAACCCTAGACGCGGCGATAAGACGGTTTATCTTGAAG ATGAGCGCTTTTCTAAAAGTCATGGAGAGGCAGATTGA